From Micromonospora nigra, one genomic window encodes:
- the mqnE gene encoding aminofutalosine synthase MqnE codes for MDAGLKRDLEAKVYAGERLTREDGIALYDSDDLAWLGRLAHHKRTELNGDRVMFNVNRHLNLTNVCSASCAYCSFQRKPGEKDAYTMRIDEAVRKAKEMEDEQLTELHIVNGLHPTLPWRYYPKVLSELKAALPNVKLKAFTATEVQWFEKISGLGADEILDELMAAGLESLTGGGAEIFDWEVRQHIVDHACHWEDWSRIHRLAHSKGMKTPSTMLYGHIEEPRHRVDHVLRLRELQDETGGFVVFIPLRYQHDFVDSADGKVRNRIQARTTMAAPAESLKTFAVSRLLFDNVPHVKCFWVMHGLSVAQLSLNFGVDDLDGSVVEYKITHDADSYGTPNTMHRDDLLHLIWDAGFQPVERNTRYEVVREYDAAPSLAERRAEPQQVWA; via the coding sequence ATGGACGCCGGGCTCAAGCGTGACCTCGAAGCGAAGGTGTACGCCGGCGAGCGGCTGACCCGCGAGGACGGCATCGCCCTGTACGACAGCGACGACCTGGCCTGGCTGGGCCGGCTGGCGCACCATAAGCGCACCGAGCTGAACGGCGACCGGGTGATGTTCAACGTCAACCGTCACCTGAACCTCACCAACGTGTGCAGTGCGAGCTGCGCGTACTGCTCCTTCCAGCGCAAGCCGGGCGAGAAGGACGCGTACACGATGCGCATCGACGAGGCCGTGCGCAAGGCCAAGGAGATGGAGGACGAGCAGCTCACCGAGCTGCACATCGTCAACGGCCTGCACCCGACCCTGCCGTGGCGCTACTACCCGAAGGTGCTCAGTGAGCTGAAGGCGGCGCTGCCGAACGTCAAGCTGAAGGCGTTCACCGCCACCGAGGTGCAGTGGTTCGAGAAGATCAGCGGGCTGGGCGCCGACGAGATCCTCGACGAGCTGATGGCGGCCGGTCTGGAGTCGCTGACCGGCGGCGGCGCGGAGATCTTCGACTGGGAGGTCCGCCAGCACATCGTCGACCACGCCTGCCACTGGGAGGACTGGTCGCGGATCCACCGGCTGGCCCACTCGAAGGGCATGAAGACCCCGTCGACCATGCTCTACGGCCACATCGAGGAGCCCCGGCACCGGGTCGACCACGTGTTGCGGCTGCGTGAGCTGCAGGACGAGACGGGCGGCTTCGTGGTCTTCATCCCGCTGCGCTACCAGCACGACTTCGTCGACTCGGCGGACGGCAAGGTGCGCAACCGGATCCAGGCGCGCACCACGATGGCCGCGCCGGCCGAGTCGCTGAAGACGTTCGCGGTGTCCCGGTTGCTGTTCGACAACGTCCCGCACGTCAAGTGCTTCTGGGTGATGCACGGGCTGTCGGTGGCCCAGCTCTCGCTGAACTTCGGCGTCGACGACCTGGACGGGTCGGTCGTGGAATACAAGATCACTCATGACGCGGACTCGTACGGCACCCCGAACACCATGCACCGCGACGACCTGCTGCACCTCATCTGGGACGCCGGTTTCCAGCCGGTGGAGCGCAACACCCGCTACGAGGTGGTCCGCGAGTACGACGCCGCCCCGTCGCTGGCCGAGCGCCGCGCCGAGCCTCAGCAGGTCTGGGCCTGA
- a CDS encoding DUF4229 domain-containing protein, with product MSGAVKYTLGRIGLFVIVLLALWPVELNFLLKLMLAVIFSAAASFFLLRQWREEMATELAAAAQRRRAEKDRLRSALAGEDEQDGDPGRRA from the coding sequence GTGAGCGGGGCCGTCAAGTACACGCTGGGCCGGATCGGGTTGTTCGTCATCGTGCTGCTGGCACTGTGGCCGGTGGAGTTGAACTTCCTGCTGAAGCTGATGCTCGCGGTGATCTTCTCCGCGGCGGCCTCCTTCTTCCTGCTGCGTCAGTGGCGGGAGGAGATGGCCACGGAACTGGCCGCGGCGGCGCAGCGGCGGCGGGCCGAGAAGGACCGGCTGCGTTCCGCCCTGGCCGGCGAGGACGAGCAGGACGGTGACCCCGGCCGCCGGGCGTGA
- a CDS encoding M14 family zinc carboxypeptidase: MAFRSIPLRRGLALVIAAGLGLLTLAAPPVSARPAPDRDAQPAAVPYRVLGPKTLADRDAVARTGAAIDYSEHGVLHISATRAEAAAISRLGFRLEAVAALPTDRGQAEAGTLAFPPADSNYHDYAELTAVVNKVVADHPTIARKISIGTSYQGRDLMAVKISDNVASDENEPEILFNSQQHAREHLTVEMAIYLLNLFTDNYNSDSRIRDIVNTRELWIVPTVNPDGSEYDIATGSYRSWRKNRQPNSGSSYVGTDLNRNWGYLWGCCGGSSGSTSSDTYRGPSAFSAPETQALRNFVNSRVVGGTQQIKANIDFHTYSELVLWPFGHTTNNTTTGMTADQYNTFATIGQQMAATNGFTPQQSSDLYITDGGSIDWMWAAHGIWAYTFELYPGSASGGGFYPPDEVIPAQTSRNREAVLILSEYADCPYRAIGKQSQYCGGGGGGTTVWSDTFETATGWTINPGGTDNATTGQFERGAAQATNSGGAKQLTPYAGSNSLVTGAPAGSGAGSYDIDSGATSARSPAVTLPSSGTLTLSLAWYLAHASNSSSADYFRVSVVHNGGTTTLLNQAGAATNRNGSWTVSSLNLTPYAGQSVRILVEAADASGASLVEAAVDNVTITAS, translated from the coding sequence ATGGCCTTCCGCTCCATCCCTCTGCGCCGTGGTCTGGCGCTCGTCATCGCGGCCGGGCTGGGCCTGCTCACGCTCGCCGCCCCGCCCGTGTCCGCCCGGCCCGCCCCCGACCGGGACGCGCAACCTGCCGCCGTGCCCTACCGGGTGCTCGGCCCGAAGACCCTCGCCGACCGCGACGCGGTGGCCCGTACGGGCGCCGCGATCGACTACTCCGAACACGGCGTCCTGCACATCTCGGCCACCCGGGCCGAGGCGGCGGCCATCAGCCGTCTCGGGTTCCGGCTGGAGGCGGTCGCCGCGCTGCCCACCGACCGGGGTCAGGCCGAGGCCGGCACGCTGGCCTTCCCGCCCGCCGACTCCAACTACCACGACTACGCCGAGCTGACCGCCGTGGTCAACAAGGTGGTCGCCGACCACCCGACGATCGCCCGGAAGATCAGCATCGGCACCTCGTACCAGGGCCGTGACCTGATGGCGGTGAAGATCTCCGACAACGTCGCCTCCGACGAGAACGAGCCGGAGATCCTGTTCAACTCCCAGCAGCACGCGCGGGAGCACCTGACCGTCGAGATGGCGATCTACCTGCTCAACCTGTTCACCGACAACTACAACTCCGACTCCCGGATCCGGGACATCGTCAACACCCGGGAACTGTGGATCGTCCCGACGGTCAACCCGGACGGCAGTGAGTACGACATCGCCACCGGCTCGTACCGGTCGTGGCGTAAGAACCGCCAGCCGAACAGCGGCTCGTCGTACGTCGGCACCGACCTGAACCGCAACTGGGGCTACCTGTGGGGCTGCTGCGGCGGCTCGTCCGGCTCCACCTCGTCGGACACCTACCGGGGCCCGTCGGCGTTCTCCGCGCCGGAGACCCAGGCGCTGCGCAACTTCGTCAACAGCCGCGTCGTCGGTGGGACGCAGCAGATCAAGGCCAACATCGACTTCCACACGTACTCGGAGCTGGTGCTGTGGCCGTTCGGCCACACCACCAACAACACCACCACCGGGATGACGGCCGACCAGTACAACACCTTCGCCACCATCGGCCAGCAGATGGCGGCCACCAACGGCTTCACCCCGCAGCAGTCCAGCGACCTGTACATCACCGACGGTGGCAGCATCGACTGGATGTGGGCGGCGCACGGCATCTGGGCGTACACCTTCGAGCTGTACCCGGGCTCGGCCTCCGGCGGCGGCTTCTACCCGCCCGACGAGGTGATCCCCGCGCAGACGTCGCGTAACCGGGAGGCGGTGCTGATCCTCAGCGAGTACGCCGACTGCCCGTACCGGGCGATCGGCAAGCAGTCGCAGTACTGCGGCGGCGGTGGCGGTGGCACCACGGTCTGGTCGGACACCTTCGAGACCGCGACCGGCTGGACGATCAACCCCGGCGGCACGGACAACGCCACCACCGGCCAGTTCGAGCGGGGTGCCGCGCAGGCGACCAACTCCGGCGGCGCCAAGCAGCTCACCCCGTACGCGGGCAGCAACAGCCTGGTCACCGGCGCGCCGGCCGGCAGTGGTGCCGGTTCCTACGACATCGACAGCGGTGCCACCAGCGCCCGGTCCCCGGCGGTGACCCTGCCGTCGAGCGGCACCCTGACCCTGTCGCTGGCCTGGTACCTGGCGCACGCCTCGAACTCGTCCTCGGCCGACTACTTCCGGGTCAGTGTGGTGCACAACGGCGGCACCACGACCCTGCTCAACCAGGCCGGGGCGGCGACCAACCGCAACGGTTCCTGGACGGTGTCGAGCCTCAACCTCACCCCGTACGCCGGGCAGTCCGTCCGGATCCTGGTGGAGGCTGCGGACGCCTCGGGCGCGAGCCTGGTCGAGGCGGCTGTGGACAACGTCACCATCACCGCCTCCTGA
- a CDS encoding ABC transporter substrate-binding protein, translating into MFRRTPRIFAATLAVAALTLGACAEKTSDTPTPDAGGSSAAAFPVTVGSLTLQERPEKIVSLSPTATEMLFAIGAGPQVTAVDDQSNFPADAPKTDLSGYQPNAEAIAARNPDLVVLANDTNKIVDQLTALKIPVHLNPAAKTLDDSYRQITELGALTGNVDAAADVTKRMKDDIAKIVAEVPERAEKPTYFHELGPELYTATSKTFIGSLYTLAGLENIADAADADGSNGGYPQLSQEVIVDADPDFIFLADTKCCQQSPETVKARGGWSGITAVKNNQIVALDDDVASRWGPRVVDLLRAIVDATATATP; encoded by the coding sequence ATGTTCAGACGTACCCCCCGGATCTTCGCCGCCACCCTCGCGGTGGCCGCGCTGACCCTCGGTGCCTGCGCCGAGAAGACCTCGGACACGCCCACCCCCGATGCCGGCGGTTCTTCCGCCGCCGCCTTCCCCGTCACGGTCGGCTCGCTGACCCTCCAGGAGCGGCCCGAGAAGATCGTGTCGCTGTCGCCGACGGCCACCGAGATGCTGTTCGCCATCGGCGCGGGCCCCCAGGTCACCGCCGTCGACGACCAGTCGAACTTCCCGGCCGACGCGCCGAAGACCGACCTGTCCGGCTACCAGCCGAACGCCGAGGCCATCGCCGCGCGCAACCCCGACCTGGTGGTGCTCGCCAACGACACCAACAAGATCGTCGACCAGCTCACCGCGCTGAAGATCCCGGTCCACCTGAACCCGGCCGCGAAGACGCTGGACGACTCCTACCGGCAGATCACCGAGCTGGGCGCGCTGACCGGCAACGTCGACGCCGCCGCCGACGTCACGAAGCGGATGAAGGACGACATCGCCAAGATCGTCGCCGAGGTGCCGGAGCGGGCCGAGAAGCCGACCTACTTCCACGAGCTGGGCCCGGAGCTGTACACCGCCACCAGCAAGACCTTCATCGGCTCGCTCTACACGCTCGCCGGCCTGGAGAACATCGCCGACGCGGCCGACGCCGACGGCAGCAACGGTGGCTACCCGCAGCTGTCCCAGGAAGTCATCGTCGACGCCGACCCGGACTTCATCTTCCTCGCCGACACCAAGTGCTGCCAGCAGAGCCCGGAGACCGTCAAGGCCCGCGGCGGCTGGTCCGGCATCACCGCGGTGAAGAACAACCAGATCGTGGCCCTCGACGACGACGTGGCCTCCCGTTGGGGGCCGCGCGTGGTGGACCTGCTGCGCGCCATCGTCGACGCCACCGCCACGGCGACCCCGTGA
- a CDS encoding FecCD family ABC transporter permease yields the protein MRSAGTPVASRPAGLRPRWLVAGVAAVLVALVVGVSLGPVALPPGSVAAELLNLIPGVRLDSGLTEREIAIVTELRLPRVVLGLLVGGLLALAGGCYQGVFRNPLADPYLLGVAAGAGLAVTAVITLGGAAGGTLTGLPVTIPLAAFVGSLGAVLLTYLLGVSGGRGRSPATLILAGVAVSAFFSAGQTYLLQRNSDSIQQVYSWLLGRLATAGWEDVRLVLPYFLVTSLVVLLYRREMDVLSVGDDEAASLGLHPQRSRYLLIAAASLGTAAAVSASGLIGFVGIIVPHTVRLLAGSSYRVILPLSLLFGGAFLALTDVVARTAAAPQEIPIGVVTALLGGPFFVLVLRTTRRVLT from the coding sequence CTGCGGTCGGCCGGGACGCCCGTCGCGTCCCGGCCGGCCGGGCTGCGCCCGCGCTGGCTCGTCGCCGGTGTCGCCGCGGTGCTGGTCGCCCTGGTCGTCGGGGTGTCGCTCGGCCCGGTCGCCCTGCCGCCGGGCAGCGTCGCGGCCGAACTGCTCAACCTCATTCCGGGGGTACGCCTCGACAGCGGGCTGACCGAGCGGGAGATCGCCATCGTCACCGAGCTGCGGCTGCCCCGCGTCGTGCTCGGCCTGCTCGTCGGCGGGCTGCTCGCCCTGGCCGGCGGCTGCTACCAGGGGGTGTTCCGCAACCCGCTGGCCGACCCGTACCTGCTCGGCGTCGCCGCCGGCGCCGGCCTGGCGGTCACCGCCGTGATCACCCTCGGCGGGGCGGCCGGCGGCACGCTCACCGGCCTGCCCGTCACCATCCCGCTGGCCGCGTTCGTCGGGTCGCTCGGCGCGGTGCTGCTGACCTACCTGCTCGGCGTGTCCGGTGGGCGGGGTCGCTCCCCGGCCACCCTGATCCTGGCCGGCGTGGCCGTCTCCGCGTTCTTCTCCGCCGGGCAGACCTACCTGCTCCAGCGGAACTCCGACAGCATCCAGCAGGTCTACTCCTGGCTGCTCGGTCGCCTCGCCACCGCCGGCTGGGAGGACGTCCGCCTGGTGCTGCCGTACTTCCTGGTCACCAGTCTGGTGGTGCTGCTGTACCGGCGGGAGATGGACGTGCTCTCCGTCGGCGACGACGAGGCCGCCAGCCTCGGGCTGCACCCGCAGCGGTCCCGCTACCTGCTGATCGCCGCCGCCTCGCTGGGCACCGCCGCCGCCGTCTCCGCGTCCGGGCTGATCGGCTTCGTCGGGATCATCGTCCCGCACACCGTTCGGCTGCTCGCCGGGTCGAGCTACCGGGTCATCCTGCCCCTGTCGCTGCTGTTCGGCGGGGCGTTCCTCGCGCTGACCGACGTGGTGGCCCGCACGGCCGCCGCCCCGCAGGAGATTCCCATCGGCGTGGTGACCGCGCTGCTCGGTGGCCCGTTCTTCGTACTCGTGCTGCGTACCACCCGGCGGGTGCTGACGTGA
- a CDS encoding ABC transporter ATP-binding protein, with product MSSGTGSVPAVEVRDLHVSLGGAPILAGVDLTVAAGEWVTVIGPNGAGKSTLLRAVGGLLPAPDAVSLFGTRLGALRRRDRARVVATVAQSPVVPAGMSVLDYVLLGRTPYIPALGRESAADLAAVHDVLDRLDLAGFQARELATLSGGERQRVFLARALAQGATLLLLDEPTSALDIGHQQEVLELVDQLRGAHGLTVVATMHDLSVAGEYADRMVLLADGRVVATGTPAQVLTEELLARHYRATVKVIPGEHGPLVVPTRPR from the coding sequence GTGTCGTCGGGGACCGGGTCGGTGCCGGCTGTCGAGGTGCGGGACCTGCACGTCAGCCTCGGCGGAGCACCGATCCTGGCCGGTGTCGACCTGACCGTCGCAGCCGGCGAGTGGGTCACCGTGATCGGCCCCAACGGCGCCGGCAAGTCGACGCTGTTGCGCGCCGTCGGCGGCCTGCTGCCCGCGCCGGACGCCGTTTCCCTCTTCGGTACGCGTCTCGGCGCGCTACGCCGCCGCGACCGGGCCCGGGTGGTCGCCACCGTGGCCCAGTCCCCGGTCGTGCCGGCCGGCATGTCGGTGCTGGACTACGTGCTGCTGGGCCGCACCCCGTACATTCCGGCGTTGGGTCGCGAGTCCGCCGCCGACCTCGCCGCCGTGCACGACGTCCTGGACCGACTGGACCTGGCGGGCTTCCAGGCCCGGGAGTTGGCCACCCTGTCCGGCGGCGAACGGCAGCGGGTCTTCCTGGCCCGGGCGCTCGCCCAGGGGGCCACGCTGCTGCTGCTGGACGAGCCGACCAGTGCGCTGGACATCGGTCACCAGCAGGAGGTTCTCGAACTGGTCGACCAGCTGCGCGGGGCGCACGGCCTGACCGTGGTCGCCACCATGCACGACCTCTCCGTCGCCGGTGAGTACGCCGACCGCATGGTGCTGCTCGCCGACGGCCGGGTCGTCGCCACCGGCACTCCCGCGCAGGTTCTCACGGAGGAACTGCTCGCCCGCCACTACCGTGCCACGGTCAAGGTCATCCCCGGTGAACACGGCCCCCTGGTGGTCCCCACCCGCCCCCGCTGA
- a CDS encoding VOC family protein, translated as MSTVPPGTPCWVDLATPGLDEARRFYPELFGWTGRVDPEPEAGGYTVFLLSGRAVAGAGPPAVPDQEPIWSTYVATDDANLVVGRVRRAGGQVVVPPFPVFDRGRMAVFADPAGAAFSVWQPMTFGGTEMSDRPGTMSWTELVTPDPEGAKEFYGLVFGWQPYDERPGPGTYAAWRLGDRVVARMVSPPAGGSPLDGPAYWSVSFAVADADATAARAAEQGGTILVPPRPVPTGRQAVLRDPEGALFAVTTHPTPSRQG; from the coding sequence GTGAGCACCGTCCCGCCGGGTACGCCCTGCTGGGTCGACCTCGCCACCCCGGGCCTGGACGAGGCACGGCGGTTCTACCCTGAGCTGTTCGGGTGGACCGGCCGGGTGGACCCGGAACCGGAGGCCGGCGGGTACACCGTCTTCCTGCTCTCCGGGCGTGCCGTGGCGGGCGCGGGACCGCCAGCGGTGCCCGACCAGGAGCCGATCTGGTCGACGTACGTGGCGACCGACGACGCGAACCTGGTCGTGGGGCGGGTGCGCCGGGCCGGCGGGCAGGTCGTGGTGCCGCCGTTCCCGGTGTTCGACCGGGGCCGGATGGCCGTCTTCGCCGACCCGGCCGGGGCCGCGTTCAGTGTCTGGCAGCCGATGACCTTCGGTGGGACCGAGATGTCCGACCGGCCCGGCACGATGAGCTGGACGGAACTGGTCACCCCCGACCCCGAGGGCGCGAAGGAGTTCTACGGGCTGGTCTTCGGCTGGCAGCCCTACGACGAGCGGCCGGGGCCGGGCACGTACGCGGCCTGGCGGCTCGGGGACCGGGTGGTGGCCCGGATGGTGTCGCCGCCGGCGGGCGGGTCCCCGCTCGACGGGCCGGCGTACTGGTCGGTGTCCTTCGCCGTGGCCGACGCCGACGCCACCGCCGCCCGCGCGGCCGAGCAGGGTGGCACGATCCTGGTCCCGCCGCGCCCCGTGCCGACGGGCCGGCAAGCCGTCCTCCGCGACCCTGAAGGCGCCCTGTTCGCCGTAACCACCCACCCCACCCCCTCCCGGCAGGGTTGA
- a CDS encoding ABC transporter permease, whose amino-acid sequence MQLTLVHARYQLLETVRIPIAIFGSAFFPAAAMLFFVVPFAGKDPVGATYATAAMVTFSVMSANIFQYGVGVAEDRDQPWNPYTRTLPAGAAPRFAGRVLAGLAITYLSLVPVVLIGATLTAARTTPGALLLALPTVAVISVPFTLMGLAIGYSLPSKAAIVVAQLVFFPLAFGGGLLSAPDQAPGFIEAVAPFVPTRGAVELMWATVGDYPVNPLALVMLGVWVVGLAALAGWAYRRDEGRRFS is encoded by the coding sequence GTGCAACTCACCCTGGTCCACGCCCGCTACCAGCTACTGGAAACCGTCCGGATTCCGATCGCCATCTTCGGCAGCGCCTTCTTCCCCGCCGCCGCGATGCTCTTCTTCGTGGTGCCCTTCGCCGGGAAGGATCCCGTCGGCGCCACCTACGCGACCGCCGCGATGGTCACCTTCTCGGTGATGAGTGCCAACATCTTCCAGTACGGCGTCGGCGTCGCCGAGGACCGTGACCAGCCGTGGAACCCGTACACCCGGACGCTTCCGGCCGGCGCCGCGCCGCGCTTCGCCGGCCGGGTACTGGCCGGGCTGGCGATCACCTATCTCTCGCTGGTGCCGGTGGTGCTGATCGGCGCGACGCTGACCGCCGCCCGGACGACCCCGGGCGCCCTCCTGCTCGCGCTGCCCACCGTGGCGGTGATCTCGGTGCCGTTCACCCTGATGGGCCTCGCCATCGGATACTCGCTGCCGAGCAAGGCGGCGATCGTCGTGGCGCAGCTCGTGTTCTTCCCGCTGGCCTTCGGCGGTGGCCTGCTCAGCGCTCCCGACCAGGCCCCCGGGTTCATCGAGGCGGTGGCGCCGTTCGTGCCGACCCGGGGGGCCGTGGAGCTGATGTGGGCGACCGTGGGCGACTACCCGGTCAACCCGCTGGCGCTGGTGATGCTGGGTGTGTGGGTGGTGGGGCTGGCCGCGCTGGCCGGGTGGGCGTACCGGCGGGACGAGGGTCGCCGGTTCAGTTGA
- a CDS encoding ABC transporter ATP-binding protein produces MILARAEQATRRYGDVLALDRVDLDVRAGELVGLLGPNGAGKSTLLNLLVGLRRPTSGRVELFGGDPRDPASRLRIGVTPQETGLPGTLRVGEVVDFVSAHYPDPVPRAELLDRFGLGELVRRQCGGLSGGQRRRLAVALAFVGRPRLVVLDEPTTGLDVEARHALWQAIRAFHADGGTVLLSSHYLEEVEALAQRVVVIGHGRVLVDDTVAAVRAVVGVRRVSLVADTLPALPGVVRTERVDGRTHLLTADADQLVRDLVTSGVAFHDLEVRPTSLEEAFLAITADDAAQPAPA; encoded by the coding sequence ATGATCCTCGCCCGCGCCGAACAGGCCACCCGCCGCTACGGCGACGTGCTCGCGCTGGACCGCGTCGACCTCGACGTGCGCGCCGGCGAACTGGTCGGCCTGCTCGGGCCGAACGGGGCCGGCAAGAGCACCCTGCTCAACCTGCTGGTCGGGCTGCGCCGACCGACCTCCGGGCGGGTCGAGCTGTTCGGCGGTGACCCGCGCGACCCGGCGTCCCGGCTGCGGATCGGGGTCACCCCGCAGGAGACCGGCCTGCCCGGCACGCTGCGGGTCGGCGAGGTGGTCGACTTCGTCTCCGCCCACTACCCCGATCCGGTGCCCCGGGCCGAACTCCTGGACCGTTTCGGCCTCGGCGAACTGGTCCGGCGGCAGTGCGGCGGGCTGTCCGGCGGGCAGCGGCGGCGCCTCGCCGTGGCGCTGGCCTTCGTCGGCCGTCCCCGGCTGGTCGTCCTCGACGAGCCGACCACCGGCCTCGACGTGGAGGCGCGGCACGCCCTGTGGCAGGCGATCCGGGCGTTCCACGCCGACGGCGGGACGGTCCTGCTGAGCAGCCACTACCTGGAGGAGGTGGAGGCGTTGGCCCAGCGGGTGGTGGTGATCGGGCACGGCCGGGTGCTCGTCGACGACACCGTCGCGGCGGTGCGGGCCGTCGTCGGCGTACGCCGGGTCAGTCTCGTCGCCGACACGCTGCCGGCGCTGCCCGGCGTGGTGCGCACCGAGCGGGTCGACGGCCGCACCCACCTGCTCACCGCCGACGCCGACCAACTGGTCCGCGACCTGGTCACCTCCGGGGTGGCTTTCCACGACCTGGAGGTGCGTCCCACCTCGCTGGAGGAGGCCTTCCTCGCGATCACCGCCGACGACGCCGCCCAACCGGCCCCCGCCTGA
- a CDS encoding HelD family protein, giving the protein MTAVELDPHHAQPGSAHPDSDRVHHDGGDTARLDGDHAAPRDHLDGDLAAEREHLDASRAALGRMRTRAEALFAGGHQVAGDAYAAETLGRTLARRVAELADDPDTPLFFGRLDFGASDRDHAGRRYHVGRRHVADDTGEPLVLDWRAPVSRSFYRASAREPQGVAVRRRFGYQRGELTSFEDEHLDRGEELGTASRILTAEIERPRVGPMRDIVATIQPEQDELVRADLAASICVQGAPGTGKTAVGLHRAAYLLYLHRERLRRSGVLVVGPNRAFLAYIAAVLPALGEVEVAQATVEDLVDRVPVRATADHPTVAAVKHDARMAEVLRRAVEAHIGTPSDPIMISDGSFRWRIGLDPLHRVVEETRREGLPYATGRERVRARVVSLLQRQAEARRAESPSDAWLRRTGRSRPVTEFLDAVWPALTPDGLVHALLSDPARLASAADGLLTPDEQALIAGSPARTATIGTRLGRTAKATRWTPADAVLIDEAAGLIERPTGFGHVVVDEAQDLSPMQCRAIARRSEHGSITLLGDLAQGTAPWAATDWRETLRHLGKPDATVVPLTVGFRVPAAVVALANRLLPALAVDVPPAESLRRDGALDVRTVTDLTAATVAEVRAALAHEGSVAVIAADDAVGGLRAALAAADVDTATVDDPAAARVTVVPASLVKGLEYDHVVVVEPAAIVAAEPRGLHRLYVVLTRAVSRLSVLHAEPLPDPLT; this is encoded by the coding sequence ATGACCGCAGTCGAACTCGACCCCCACCACGCACAGCCGGGCTCCGCACACCCCGACAGCGACCGTGTGCACCACGACGGCGGCGACACCGCCCGCCTCGACGGCGACCACGCCGCCCCACGGGACCACCTCGACGGCGACCTGGCCGCCGAACGGGAGCACCTCGACGCCTCCCGGGCCGCGCTGGGGCGGATGCGCACCCGCGCCGAGGCGCTCTTCGCCGGGGGCCACCAGGTGGCCGGCGACGCGTACGCCGCGGAGACCCTCGGCCGCACCCTGGCCCGCCGGGTCGCCGAACTGGCCGACGACCCCGACACGCCGCTGTTCTTCGGCCGGCTCGACTTCGGCGCGTCCGACCGGGACCACGCCGGGCGGCGCTACCACGTGGGGCGGCGGCACGTCGCCGACGACACCGGTGAGCCGCTGGTGCTGGACTGGCGGGCACCCGTGTCCCGGTCGTTCTACCGGGCCAGCGCCCGCGAGCCGCAGGGCGTGGCCGTGCGTCGCCGGTTCGGCTACCAGCGGGGCGAGCTGACCAGCTTCGAGGACGAGCACCTCGACCGGGGCGAGGAACTGGGCACCGCCAGCCGGATCCTCACCGCCGAGATCGAGCGGCCCCGCGTCGGCCCGATGCGCGACATCGTCGCCACCATCCAGCCCGAGCAGGACGAACTGGTCCGCGCCGACCTGGCCGCCTCGATCTGCGTGCAGGGCGCACCGGGAACCGGCAAGACGGCGGTGGGGCTGCACCGGGCCGCGTACCTGCTCTACCTGCACCGGGAACGGCTCCGCCGCTCGGGGGTGCTCGTCGTCGGCCCGAACCGGGCGTTCCTGGCGTACATCGCAGCGGTCCTGCCGGCGCTCGGCGAGGTCGAGGTCGCGCAGGCCACCGTCGAGGACCTGGTCGACCGGGTGCCGGTGCGGGCGACGGCCGACCACCCGACCGTCGCGGCGGTCAAGCACGACGCGCGGATGGCCGAGGTGCTGCGCCGCGCCGTCGAGGCCCACATCGGCACGCCCAGCGACCCGATCATGATCTCCGACGGTTCGTTCCGCTGGCGCATCGGCCTGGACCCGCTGCACCGGGTGGTCGAGGAGACCCGCCGCGAAGGGCTGCCGTACGCGACCGGGCGGGAACGGGTCCGCGCCCGCGTCGTCAGCCTGTTGCAGCGGCAGGCCGAGGCCCGGCGCGCGGAGTCGCCGAGCGACGCCTGGCTGCGCCGGACGGGCAGGTCCCGCCCGGTCACCGAGTTCCTGGACGCGGTGTGGCCGGCCCTCACCCCGGACGGCCTGGTGCACGCGCTGCTGAGCGACCCGGCCCGGCTGGCCTCGGCGGCCGACGGCCTCCTCACCCCCGACGAACAGGCCCTGATCGCCGGCTCGCCGGCCCGCACGGCGACCATCGGCACCCGGCTGGGCCGGACGGCGAAGGCGACGAGGTGGACCCCCGCCGACGCGGTGCTCATCGACGAGGCTGCCGGGCTGATCGAACGCCCGACGGGCTTCGGGCACGTGGTCGTCGACGAGGCCCAGGATCTCTCCCCCATGCAGTGCCGGGCGATCGCCCGCCGCAGCGAGCACGGCTCGATCACCCTGCTCGGCGACCTCGCCCAGGGCACCGCCCCGTGGGCCGCCACCGACTGGCGGGAGACACTGCGCCACCTGGGCAAGCCGGACGCGACCGTGGTGCCGCTGACAGTCGGGTTCCGGGTGCCTGCCGCCGTGGTCGCGCTGGCCAACCGGCTGCTGCCGGCGCTCGCCGTGGACGTGCCGCCCGCGGAGTCGCTGCGCCGCGACGGCGCGCTCGACGTGCGTACCGTGACCGACCTGACCGCCGCGACGGTGGCGGAGGTGCGGGCGGCGCTCGCCCACGAGGGGTCCGTCGCCGTCATCGCCGCCGACGACGCGGTCGGCGGCCTGCGCGCGGCGCTCGCGGCAGCCGACGTCGACACCGCGACCGTCGACGACCCGGCCGCCGCGCGGGTCACCGTGGTGCCCGCGAGCCTGGTCAAGGGCCTGGAGTACGACCACGTGGTGGTGGTCGAGCCGGCCGCGATCGTCGCCGCCGAACCACGCGGACTGCACCGGTTGTACGTGGTGCTGACCCGGGCGGTGTCCCGGCTGTCGGTGCTGCACGCCGAGCCACTGCCCGATCCCCTCACCTGA